In Palleronia sp. LCG004, a single window of DNA contains:
- the proS gene encoding proline--tRNA ligase: MRLSRYFLPVLKETPSEAQIASHRLMLRAGMIKQSSAGIYSWLPLGYKVLKNIERIVHEEQQAAGHIPMLMPTLQSADLWRESGRYDAYGPEMLRIRDRHERDMLYGPTNEEMITDIFRSHVTSYRDLPMTLYHIQWKFRDETRPRFGVMRGREFYMKDGYNFDIDREAAMHAYNRHLVSYLRTYERMGLKAIPMRADSGPIGGDDTHEFLILAETGESEVFYDSAITDLHLGARPIDYDSVEQCQAVFDEWTAPYARTDETHDEALFEETPEERRRVSRGIEVGQIFYFGTKYSESMGAKVTGPDGQVVPVHMGSHGIGVSRLVGAIIEASHDDKGIIWPEGVTPFACGIVNLRQGDSECDAVCAQIEAELMTAGLDPLYDDRDERAGAKFATMDLIGLPWRITVGPRGLKNGVVELTSRRTGESEEMSVEAAVDRLVQIYTS, encoded by the coding sequence ATGCGTCTCAGCCGCTACTTCCTGCCGGTCCTCAAGGAAACGCCCTCCGAGGCGCAGATCGCATCGCACCGCCTGATGCTGCGCGCGGGAATGATCAAGCAGTCGAGCGCGGGGATCTATTCCTGGCTGCCGCTGGGCTACAAGGTCCTCAAGAACATCGAGCGCATCGTCCACGAGGAGCAGCAGGCCGCGGGCCACATCCCGATGCTGATGCCGACGCTGCAATCGGCCGATCTCTGGCGCGAGAGCGGGCGCTACGACGCCTACGGGCCCGAAATGCTCAGGATCCGCGACCGCCACGAGCGCGACATGCTCTACGGGCCCACGAACGAGGAGATGATCACCGACATCTTCCGCAGCCATGTCACGAGCTATCGCGACCTGCCGATGACGCTCTATCACATCCAGTGGAAGTTTCGCGACGAAACCCGGCCACGCTTCGGCGTGATGCGGGGCCGCGAATTCTACATGAAGGACGGCTACAATTTCGACATCGATCGCGAGGCGGCGATGCATGCCTACAACCGCCACCTGGTGAGCTATCTCAGGACCTACGAGCGGATGGGCCTCAAGGCGATCCCGATGCGCGCGGATAGCGGCCCGATCGGCGGGGACGATACGCACGAATTCCTCATCCTGGCCGAGACCGGCGAGAGCGAGGTGTTCTACGATTCCGCGATCACCGATCTGCATCTCGGCGCGCGCCCGATCGACTACGACAGCGTCGAGCAGTGCCAGGCCGTCTTCGACGAATGGACCGCGCCCTATGCGCGTACCGACGAGACCCATGACGAAGCCCTGTTCGAGGAGACCCCGGAGGAGCGCCGTCGCGTGTCGCGCGGGATCGAGGTGGGCCAGATCTTCTATTTCGGGACGAAGTATTCCGAGAGCATGGGTGCCAAGGTGACCGGCCCGGACGGGCAGGTCGTGCCCGTTCACATGGGCTCGCACGGGATCGGCGTGTCGCGGCTTGTCGGGGCGATCATCGAGGCGAGCCACGACGACAAGGGCATCATCTGGCCCGAGGGCGTGACGCCCTTCGCCTGCGGGATCGTCAACCTGCGCCAGGGCGACAGCGAATGCGACGCGGTCTGCGCGCAGATCGAGGCGGAACTGATGACCGCCGGGCTCGATCCGCTCTACGACGACCGCGACGAGCGGGCCGGGGCCAAGTTCGCGACGATGGACCTGATCGGGCTGCCCTGGCGGATCACCGTGGGTCCGCGCGGTCTCAAGAACGGGGTGGTCGAGCTTACCTCGCGCCGGACCGGCGAGAGCGAGGAGATGTCGGTCGAGGCCGCCGTCGACCGGCTCGTGCAGATCTACACGTCCTGA
- a CDS encoding glycosyl transferase encodes MKQVICINWGTKYGPPFVNRLYAMVARNITPPFSFTCFCDDPAGMREEIRTFPLPEVDFEIPKTRYGIWPKSRLWGERLGDLEGPVLFLDLDLVVVGNLDPFFEEGEPEDVILARNQSTPFERLGQTSVFRFPVGALKPMQDHLASDPQRLAEEHRFEQRFVTRNAPGGIKLFPRSWVLHYRQDCTRTFPLNYMLAPKLPDGAKIVIFPGGVHPPHAIAGHYGERYEPKGPVEHLRGAFSADRPERIDKYLRHYLLPAPWVADHWRE; translated from the coding sequence ATGAAACAGGTCATCTGCATCAACTGGGGTACGAAATACGGCCCCCCCTTCGTCAACAGGCTCTATGCCATGGTGGCGCGCAACATCACGCCGCCCTTCAGCTTCACCTGTTTCTGCGACGATCCCGCGGGAATGAGGGAGGAGATCCGCACGTTTCCGCTGCCCGAGGTCGATTTCGAGATTCCGAAGACCCGCTACGGCATCTGGCCCAAATCGCGGCTCTGGGGCGAGCGGCTCGGCGATCTCGAGGGACCGGTTCTCTTTCTCGATCTCGATCTGGTCGTGGTGGGCAATCTCGATCCGTTCTTCGAGGAGGGTGAGCCGGAGGACGTCATCCTCGCGCGCAACCAGTCGACGCCGTTCGAACGGCTGGGTCAGACATCCGTCTTCCGCTTTCCGGTGGGCGCGCTGAAACCGATGCAGGATCATCTGGCCTCGGATCCGCAGCGGCTGGCAGAGGAGCACCGCTTCGAGCAGCGTTTCGTGACCCGCAACGCGCCGGGCGGCATCAAGCTTTTCCCCCGATCCTGGGTGCTGCATTACCGGCAGGACTGCACGCGGACCTTCCCGCTCAACTACATGCTGGCCCCGAAACTGCCTGATGGGGCCAAGATCGTGATCTTTCCGGGCGGCGTGCATCCGCCGCATGCGATCGCGGGCCATTACGGCGAGCGATACGAACCCAAGGGTCCGGTGGAGCATCTCAGGGGGGCGTTCTCGGCGGACCGGCCCGAGCGGATCGACAAGTATCTGCGCCATTACCTGTTGCCCGCCCCCTGGGTGGCCGATCACTGGCGCGAGTGA
- a CDS encoding AI-2E family transporter, with protein MALPVREQLKYWGAALAVFLFLLWWVGNVILPFVLGAAVAYLLDPIADRFERLGLSRVLSVTVMTLIGLFLFIAMVLLVIPALINQVGLLAERISDIVESAPSNVANLQDWLEANYPGLVERFPDIGDLDSTLRRFLEQATAAINERRGTLIEGALSSVGSVVNVLVLFVIVPVVAFYLLLDWDRMVKRIDDLLPREHQPTIRRIAREIDETLSSFIRGQGTVCLILGVYYALTLALVGLQFGFIVGAIAGFLTFIPYVGALVGGILAIGLALFQFWGDWIWIVAVWAIFQSGQFIEGNFLTPKLVGDSVGLHPVWLLFALSAFGAIFGFVGLLVAVPVAAVIGVITRFAVRQYTDSALYRGTDPEDDARTGPR; from the coding sequence ATGGCCCTGCCCGTTCGCGAACAGCTCAAATATTGGGGGGCGGCCCTGGCCGTCTTTCTCTTCCTGCTCTGGTGGGTCGGGAACGTCATCCTGCCCTTCGTTCTCGGGGCGGCGGTGGCCTATCTCCTCGACCCGATCGCCGACCGGTTCGAACGGCTGGGCCTGAGCCGCGTCCTGTCGGTCACGGTGATGACGTTGATCGGGCTCTTCCTGTTCATCGCGATGGTGCTGCTCGTCATCCCGGCGCTGATCAACCAGGTGGGATTGCTGGCCGAGCGGATCTCCGACATCGTCGAGTCCGCGCCTTCGAATGTCGCGAACCTGCAGGACTGGCTCGAAGCCAACTATCCCGGCCTCGTCGAGCGTTTTCCCGATATCGGCGATCTCGATTCCACCCTGCGGCGGTTCCTCGAACAGGCGACGGCCGCGATCAACGAACGTCGCGGCACGCTGATCGAGGGTGCGCTCTCCTCGGTCGGAAGCGTCGTCAACGTCCTCGTCCTCTTCGTCATCGTGCCGGTCGTCGCGTTCTACCTCCTGCTCGACTGGGACCGGATGGTGAAGCGGATCGACGACCTCCTCCCGCGCGAACATCAACCGACGATCCGCCGGATCGCGCGCGAAATCGACGAGACGCTGTCGTCCTTCATCCGGGGTCAGGGCACGGTCTGCCTGATCCTCGGCGTCTACTACGCGCTGACGCTCGCGCTGGTGGGGCTGCAATTCGGCTTCATCGTCGGGGCGATCGCCGGATTCCTGACCTTCATTCCCTATGTCGGCGCGCTCGTGGGCGGGATCCTCGCGATCGGGCTCGCGCTCTTCCAGTTCTGGGGCGACTGGATCTGGATCGTCGCCGTCTGGGCGATCTTCCAGTCCGGCCAGTTCATCGAGGGCAATTTCCTGACGCCGAAGCTCGTCGGCGACAGCGTCGGCCTGCATCCCGTCTGGCTGCTCTTCGCATTGTCGGCCTTCGGTGCGATCTTCGGTTTCGTGGGCCTTCTCGTCGCGGTGCCCGTCGCGGCCGTGATCGGCGTGATCACGCGCTTCGCGGTGCGCCAGTATACCGACAGCGCGCTCTATCGCGGCACCGATCCCGAAGACGACGCGCGGACCGGCCCCCGCTGA
- a CDS encoding DnaA ATPase domain-containing protein — protein MAEQLSFDLPVRAALGREDFFVTSANAGPVAMIEDVAHWPGGKLAISGPEASGKTHLAHVWADRTDGVVISASDLARFDIPTLASAVNVAVEDVPHISGRRREENALFHLHNLLLSEGGRLLLTGREAPTRWAIDLADLRSRLAGTTLVTLDPPDDALLAALLKKQFHDRQIRAGDGLVDYLLPRMTRSGAAARRLVALIDRLSLNERRSISVPLARRALEMSQNRDEDGAEDHP, from the coding sequence ATGGCCGAGCAGCTGAGCTTCGATCTGCCCGTGCGGGCCGCGCTGGGGCGCGAGGATTTCTTCGTGACCTCGGCCAATGCCGGACCCGTCGCGATGATCGAGGACGTGGCTCACTGGCCCGGCGGCAAGCTCGCCATCTCGGGCCCCGAAGCGTCGGGCAAGACGCATCTCGCGCATGTATGGGCGGACCGGACCGACGGCGTGGTCATCTCCGCCTCGGATCTAGCCCGGTTCGACATCCCCACGCTGGCGAGCGCCGTCAACGTCGCGGTCGAGGACGTGCCGCACATCTCCGGCCGCAGACGCGAGGAGAACGCGCTCTTCCATCTGCACAACCTGCTCTTGTCGGAAGGCGGGCGGCTTCTTCTCACGGGGCGGGAAGCTCCGACCAGGTGGGCGATCGACTTGGCCGATCTGCGGTCGCGGCTTGCGGGCACGACGCTCGTCACGCTCGATCCTCCCGACGACGCGCTTCTGGCGGCGCTTCTCAAGAAACAGTTCCACGACCGGCAGATCCGGGCGGGCGACGGGTTGGTCGACTATCTCCTGCCCCGCATGACACGCTCGGGTGCCGCGGCGCGCCGTCTCGTCGCCCTCATCGACAGGCTGTCGCTGAACGAGCGGCGGTCGATTTCCGTGCCTCTGGCCCGCCGCGCACTGGAAATGTCGCAGAATCGTGACGAAGATGGTGCAGAGGATCATCCATGA
- a CDS encoding RNA degradosome polyphosphate kinase, with the protein MTIADFLSAPLPAPSEPPEGEDYSGPDRFFNRELSWLAFNWRVLEEAENLRVPLLERLRFLAISASNMDEFYTVRVAGLRELAHAGNTTPAADGRTPAEQLRLINSDARELLAHQQNVYRTLCREMSAEGIHILSIEDLRPEDESFLDEVFLSSVFPILSPLAIDPAHPFPFIPNTGYSFALQLERDSDKRILRALLPIPSQIERFIRLPAPEGQHRFLPLEDLLLTHLGSLYPGYRIKGHCTFRVLRDSDLEVEDDAEDLVREFEVALKRRRRGEVVRLTISAGAPNGLKRVIMSELPVRDDEVVEVDGIIGVAALSELVLSDRPDLLWPIFTPRVPERVQDHDGDMFAAIRQKDMLLHHPYETFDMVIRFLAQAANDPQVVAIKQTLYRTSYDSPIVDALCEAAEQGKSVTALVELKARFDEAANIRQSRKLERAGVHVVYGFLNLKTHAKISTVVRREGDRMATYSHFGTGNYHHITARIYTDLSLFTCDSALGRDGTRLFNYLSGYAQPQALENLSISPMDLKSTVIKRIAEEAEHAQAGRPAKIWGKMNALIETDVIDALYAASQAGVEISLVVRGICGLKPGIKGLSENIRVKSIVGRFLEHSRIVCFGNGHDLPSKRARVYISSADWMGRNLNRRVETLVECTNPTVKAQIVSQIMAANLADEAQSWVLRPDGTFVRPAGDEGQRLFNCHRFFMENPSLSGRGSAGASDVPELTHSDD; encoded by the coding sequence ATGACCATCGCAGACTTCCTGAGCGCCCCGCTTCCCGCCCCGTCCGAACCGCCCGAAGGCGAGGATTATTCCGGACCCGACCGTTTCTTCAATCGCGAACTGAGCTGGCTCGCCTTCAACTGGCGCGTGCTGGAAGAGGCCGAGAACCTGCGGGTGCCGCTCTTGGAACGTCTGCGGTTCCTCGCCATCTCGGCCAGCAACATGGACGAATTCTACACCGTCCGCGTCGCGGGTCTGCGCGAGCTCGCCCATGCCGGCAACACCACGCCCGCCGCCGACGGCCGGACACCGGCAGAGCAGCTTCGCCTCATCAATTCCGATGCGCGCGAACTGCTCGCGCATCAGCAGAACGTCTATCGCACCCTCTGCCGCGAGATGTCTGCCGAAGGCATCCACATCCTGTCGATCGAGGATCTCCGCCCCGAGGACGAGAGCTTCCTCGACGAGGTCTTCCTGTCGAGCGTCTTCCCGATTCTCTCGCCGCTCGCCATCGACCCGGCGCATCCCTTCCCCTTCATTCCCAACACAGGCTATTCCTTCGCGCTGCAGCTCGAGCGTGATTCGGACAAGCGTATTCTCCGCGCGCTCCTCCCGATCCCCAGCCAGATCGAGCGGTTCATCCGCCTGCCCGCGCCCGAGGGTCAGCATCGGTTCCTGCCGCTCGAGGATCTGCTGCTCACGCACCTGGGCTCCCTCTATCCGGGCTACAGGATCAAGGGGCACTGCACCTTCCGCGTGCTGCGCGACAGCGATCTCGAGGTCGAGGACGATGCCGAGGATCTCGTGCGGGAATTCGAGGTCGCGCTCAAGCGGCGGCGCCGCGGCGAGGTGGTGCGCCTGACGATCAGCGCGGGCGCACCCAACGGGCTCAAGCGCGTCATCATGTCGGAACTGCCCGTTCGCGACGACGAGGTCGTCGAGGTCGACGGCATCATCGGTGTCGCGGCACTGTCCGAGCTCGTCCTGTCGGACCGGCCCGATCTGCTCTGGCCGATCTTCACGCCGCGCGTCCCCGAGAGGGTGCAGGATCACGACGGCGACATGTTCGCGGCGATTCGCCAGAAGGACATGCTGCTCCACCACCCCTACGAGACCTTCGACATGGTGATCCGCTTCCTCGCGCAGGCGGCGAACGATCCGCAGGTCGTGGCGATCAAGCAGACGCTCTATCGCACCTCCTACGACAGCCCGATCGTCGATGCGCTCTGCGAGGCGGCCGAACAGGGCAAGTCCGTCACGGCCCTGGTCGAACTCAAGGCCCGGTTCGACGAGGCGGCGAATATCCGGCAGTCACGCAAGCTCGAACGGGCGGGCGTGCATGTGGTCTACGGCTTCCTGAACCTCAAGACCCACGCCAAGATCAGCACCGTCGTCCGGCGCGAGGGCGACAGGATGGCGACCTATTCGCATTTCGGGACGGGCAACTACCACCACATCACCGCGCGGATCTATACCGACCTGTCGCTCTTCACCTGCGATTCGGCCCTCGGGCGGGACGGCACGCGGCTATTCAACTACCTGTCCGGCTATGCGCAGCCGCAGGCGCTCGAGAACCTTTCGATCTCGCCGATGGACCTGAAATCGACGGTCATCAAGCGAATTGCCGAGGAAGCCGAGCATGCCCAGGCGGGCCGGCCGGCCAAGATCTGGGGCAAGATGAACGCCCTGATCGAAACCGACGTGATCGACGCCCTCTACGCCGCCTCGCAGGCGGGGGTCGAGATCAGCCTGGTGGTGCGCGGCATCTGCGGGCTCAAGCCCGGCATCAAGGGCCTGTCCGAGAATATCCGCGTGAAATCGATCGTCGGCCGTTTCCTCGAACACAGCCGGATCGTGTGCTTCGGCAACGGCCACGACCTGCCGTCGAAGCGCGCGCGGGTCTATATCTCCAGCGCCGACTGGATGGGCCGCAACCTCAACCGCCGGGTCGAGACGCTGGTGGAATGCACCAATCCGACCGTCAAGGCGCAGATCGTGTCGCAGATCATGGCGGCCAATCTCGCCGACGAGGCGCAGAGCTGGGTGCTCCGGCCCGACGGGACATTCGTCCGCCCCGCGGGCGACGAGGGGCAGCGGCTCTTCAACTGCCACCGTTTCTTCATGGAAAACCCCTCTCTGTCGGGTCGCGGCTCCGCAGGTGCCAGCGATGTTCCGGAGCTTACCCATTCCGACGATTGA
- a CDS encoding Ppx/GppA family phosphatase, which translates to MNDAAAGQADEFGPFGKPLFDDPSARALSRVGVIDVGSNSVRMVVFDGAARSPAYFFNEKVMCGLGRDFAETGRLHADGRDRALRAMKRFAALARGMGAAPIVTVATAAMREAADGPEFRDIVERETGLPMWVIDGQEEARLSAQGVLLGWPGAEGIVCDIGGSSMELAQIAKGFVGKRVTSPLGPLRLQGIEGGKKGIREEIRSVLETLVAEVGSGHKRLFLVGGSWRAIARIDMARRGYPLHVLHEYRMTRKSVQDTLAYIDEHDINELRAETGIGESRMSLVPLASLVLRQLVTALKPRDIAISSYGIREGLLYEQMPQRLRDRDPLIEACRFQEQKDARLPGFGRALYQFILPIFKGERDSRLRIIRAACLLHDVSWRAHPDYRHEACFDNATRANLGGLTHSERIFLGLALLHRYKNSRQGTRFEDIIGILDEAQIAQAEILGRAMRFGAMFSAQTPSALGKLKWFPKKKHLELQLSDTAQDLFGEVAQSRFSSLVSALDATSEIKRLRETQSDAAT; encoded by the coding sequence ATGAACGACGCCGCGGCAGGACAGGCCGACGAATTCGGCCCCTTCGGCAAGCCGCTCTTCGACGATCCTTCGGCCCGCGCGCTGAGCCGGGTCGGCGTGATCGATGTCGGATCGAACTCCGTCCGGATGGTCGTCTTCGACGGCGCGGCGCGGTCGCCCGCGTATTTCTTCAACGAAAAGGTCATGTGCGGTCTCGGCCGCGACTTCGCCGAGACGGGACGGCTCCACGCCGACGGCCGCGACCGCGCGCTGCGCGCGATGAAGCGGTTCGCCGCCCTCGCGCGTGGCATGGGGGCCGCGCCGATCGTCACGGTCGCCACCGCCGCGATGCGTGAGGCAGCGGACGGCCCCGAATTCCGCGATATCGTCGAACGCGAGACCGGCCTTCCCATGTGGGTCATCGACGGCCAGGAGGAGGCGCGGCTCTCGGCGCAGGGCGTGCTTCTCGGTTGGCCGGGGGCCGAAGGGATCGTCTGCGATATCGGCGGATCGTCGATGGAGCTCGCGCAGATCGCGAAGGGCTTCGTCGGCAAGCGCGTGACCTCGCCGCTCGGGCCGTTGCGCCTGCAGGGGATCGAAGGCGGCAAGAAGGGCATCCGGGAGGAGATCCGCTCCGTCCTCGAAACTCTCGTGGCCGAGGTCGGGTCGGGCCACAAGCGCCTCTTCCTCGTCGGCGGATCGTGGCGCGCCATCGCGCGGATTGACATGGCACGGCGCGGCTATCCGCTGCACGTCCTTCACGAATACAGGATGACCCGGAAGAGCGTGCAGGACACGCTCGCCTATATCGACGAGCACGACATCAACGAATTGCGCGCCGAGACTGGGATCGGCGAATCGCGCATGTCCCTCGTGCCGCTCGCCTCGCTCGTCCTGCGCCAGCTCGTCACCGCCCTGAAGCCCCGCGACATCGCGATTTCGAGTTACGGGATCCGCGAGGGCCTGCTCTACGAGCAGATGCCGCAACGTCTGCGCGACCGCGATCCGCTGATCGAGGCGTGCCGCTTCCAGGAACAGAAGGATGCGCGCCTGCCGGGGTTCGGTCGCGCACTCTATCAATTCATCCTGCCGATCTTCAAGGGCGAGCGTGATTCGCGCCTGCGCATCATCCGCGCCGCCTGCCTGCTTCACGACGTGAGCTGGCGCGCGCATCCCGATTACCGCCACGAGGCGTGCTTCGACAACGCGACGCGCGCCAATCTCGGCGGCCTGACACATTCCGAACGGATCTTCCTCGGGCTCGCCCTGCTGCACCGGTACAAGAATTCGCGCCAGGGAACCCGGTTCGAGGATATCATCGGCATCCTCGACGAAGCGCAGATCGCGCAGGCGGAAATCCTGGGCCGCGCGATGCGGTTCGGGGCGATGTTCTCGGCCCAGACGCCCAGCGCGCTCGGCAAGCTCAAGTGGTTCCCGAAGAAGAAGCATCTCGAACTGCAGCTGAGCGACACGGCGCAGGACCTTTTCGGCGAGGTCGCGCAATCGCGGTTCTCATCGCTGGTCTCGGCCCTCGATGCGACGTCGGAGATCAAGCGGCTGCGCGAAACGCAGTCCGACGCCGCCACCTAG
- a CDS encoding AAA+ family ATPase, with protein MRYILILLLALSPVPAAAQDGDARQDLEDGVEMMSEGARRLLKGLMGEVDPAMRDLAERFRDWDFDGIGIDDLGRYQPPEVLPNGDIIIRRKPDAPELPEDGEEIDI; from the coding sequence ATGAGATACATCCTGATCCTTCTTCTGGCGTTGTCGCCGGTGCCTGCCGCCGCGCAGGATGGCGACGCGCGCCAGGATCTGGAGGACGGTGTCGAGATGATGTCGGAAGGCGCGCGGCGTCTTCTGAAAGGTCTGATGGGCGAGGTCGATCCCGCGATGCGCGATCTGGCGGAACGGTTCCGCGACTGGGATTTCGACGGGATCGGCATCGACGATCTCGGGCGCTATCAGCCGCCGGAGGTTCTGCCCAACGGCGACATCATCATCCGCCGCAAACCCGATGCACCCGAATTGCCCGAGGACGGCGAAGAGATCGACATCTAG
- a CDS encoding molecular chaperone DjiA: MSLWQRIADALAALAAGEGLAAVFDILRSPPERTVAFTIAVIGLGAKMAKADGRVTRGEVAAFREVFHIPEKDEDAAARVFNLARQDVAGFEEYAHRIRAMFAPGDRTLCDLMEGLFFIAVADGSYQDEEEAFLSRVAEIFEIDERQFRGLRSRFVPGAEPDPWDVLGLDPDTPLPEVRRRWRQLVRESHPDRMIARGVPSEAVRMAERRLVDINRAYEEISGKAA, from the coding sequence ATGTCCCTCTGGCAACGCATCGCGGACGCACTCGCCGCACTTGCCGCGGGCGAGGGGCTCGCGGCCGTCTTCGACATCCTGCGAAGCCCGCCGGAGCGGACCGTCGCCTTCACGATCGCGGTGATCGGCCTTGGCGCGAAGATGGCCAAGGCCGACGGACGGGTCACGCGTGGCGAGGTCGCGGCCTTTCGCGAGGTGTTCCACATCCCCGAGAAGGACGAGGATGCGGCCGCGCGCGTCTTCAACCTCGCCCGTCAGGACGTCGCGGGGTTCGAGGAATACGCCCATCGGATCCGTGCGATGTTCGCGCCGGGCGACCGGACGCTCTGCGACCTCATGGAGGGGCTGTTCTTCATCGCGGTGGCGGATGGCAGCTATCAGGACGAGGAGGAGGCGTTCCTGTCGCGCGTGGCCGAGATCTTCGAGATCGACGAGCGCCAGTTCCGCGGGCTGAGATCCCGTTTCGTCCCCGGTGCCGAACCCGACCCGTGGGACGTGCTGGGCCTCGATCCGGACACCCCGCTTCCGGAGGTGCGGCGCAGGTGGAGGCAGCTCGTGCGGGAGAGCCATCCCGACCGGATGATCGCGCGCGGCGTACCGAGCGAGGCGGTGCGGATGGCCGAACGGCGGTTGGTCGATATCAACCGCGCCTACGAGGAGATCTCGGGCAAGGCGGCCTGA
- a CDS encoding VOC family protein, translating into MDIDHLAIVATDLDEGTSAVEQMLGAKLEPGGRHPVMGTHNRVLSLGSDVYLEVIAVDPEADAPDRSRWFALDEVSGPPRLGNWVARCTDLRAQLGEAPMGMGEVMEFERGDLAWSMAVPRSGRLPEDGILPALIQWKGARPQSRLAESPVKLKRIVLGHPEMERITAEWPALAQMTQVALEITPTPSLVAEIVTPRGLVSLSSLGLAG; encoded by the coding sequence ATGGATATCGATCATCTCGCCATCGTCGCGACCGATCTCGACGAGGGGACGTCCGCGGTGGAGCAGATGCTGGGCGCGAAGCTCGAACCGGGCGGCCGGCATCCCGTGATGGGAACGCATAACCGTGTGCTGTCTCTCGGGTCCGACGTCTATCTTGAGGTGATCGCCGTCGATCCCGAGGCCGATGCGCCCGATCGTTCGCGCTGGTTCGCGCTCGACGAGGTATCGGGGCCGCCACGGCTGGGGAACTGGGTCGCGCGCTGCACCGATCTGCGCGCGCAGCTCGGCGAGGCCCCGATGGGCATGGGAGAGGTCATGGAGTTCGAACGAGGAGACCTGGCCTGGTCGATGGCCGTGCCGCGCAGCGGACGCCTTCCCGAGGACGGTATTCTTCCGGCCCTCATCCAGTGGAAGGGCGCGCGTCCGCAATCGCGCCTCGCCGAGAGCCCGGTCAAACTGAAGCGGATCGTCCTCGGTCATCCCGAGATGGAGCGCATCACGGCGGAATGGCCGGCACTGGCTCAAATGACGCAAGTCGCCCTCGAAATCACGCCGACGCCGTCGCTCGTGGCCGAGATCGTGACGCCGCGCGGGCTCGTCTCGCTGTCGAGCCTCGGGCTCGCCGGATAG